The nucleotide sequence ATTAGCTTTATGCTGTTTCTGTTCTTGTGAACAATAATTCGTGAACTCCCATTTTTCCAGGTTCATCCAGAGGGGAAGTATGTTGTTGATATTGACAAAAGTATAGACATAACGAAAATCACCCCATCAACCAGAGTTGCTCTCCGTAATGATAGCTATGTTCTCCACCTAGTTCTACCAAGTAAAGTAGATCCTCTGGTTAACCTTATGAAAGTTGAGAAGGTTCCAGACTCCACTTATGACATGATTGGTGGTCTTGACCAGCAAATTAAGGAAATTAAGGAggtaagtgaaagaaaaaaacgaaactaGTAGTCACTGGTTTATTTCTAAGCGTGTCTGTTACTTTATGCTTCtaagttttaatataatatCTATATTGGTTTATCAGGTCATTGAGCTGCCAATCAAGCATCCTGAATTGTTTGAGTCTCTTGGAATTGCGCAGCCAAAGGTACACACAAATTTCaaagcttcttctctttattgTGACGATGTTTTAAGTGGATTAGGAATATGATTCTATACCTCTTTTTCTAGGGTGTGTTGTTATATGGTCCACCTGGAACTGGAAAGACACTTTTGGCTCGGGCTGTTGCACATCACACCGACTGTACTTTCATCAGAGTTTCTGGTTCCGAGCTGGTCCAGAAATACATAGGAGAAGGTTCAAGAATGGTCAGAGAACTTTTTGTAATGGCAAGGTTTGTATATGCTAGTCCCTATTTGAAATTTCAGCATGGTAATAGTGGTTGGTTGGAAAATATAGAACAGTTGATAAGATACATCGCCTAACATGTCCACAATTAGTAGCTGAATTGGACATGTGatgttaaatataaattatataataaggAAAGTGTTCTTTGTTGCCACTATTAATATGGTTCTGTCGTGTATACGATCTCTGTGATGAATATCTTCATATAAAGTGTTCTTTGTCATAGTGCCCAGCATTTAGGCTGCAGTAATCTCCTGTGAGGAGCAAACTACAGATAGATGAGATTATTGTGTTGAAAATACTTGTTCCAGTTGACTTACCTTCCTACTTCCGCTGGTTTATGGTTTTCAGGGAGCATGCACCATCAATCATCTTCATGGATGAAATTGATAGTATTGGGTCTGCTCGTATGGAATCTGGAAGTGGAAATGGTGACAGTGAAGTGCAAAGAACTATGCTTGAGCTTCTCAATCAACTTGACGGATTCGAagcatcaaacaaaatcaaggtacGTGTTAAGTTTGAAAGGGAAAAAACATGAATCTGAAGGATGAGTCTGTCTTATCGTAGTCTGAATTTGCAGACAAACTTGTTGATTATCTAAATTGACTGTTGCAGGTTTTGATGGCGACAAATCGTATTGATATTCTGGACCAAGCTCTTCTCAGGCCTGGAAGGATTGATAGAAAAATTGAATTCCCTAATCCTAATGGAGAGGTAATGCATGACATTTTATCATTTGCTGCCTACAGAACTCTTGTTTGGGAATGATGTAATTTGAAAGGCTAATGGTGGTAGTCCTACCGATATAGGTTTTACATATTCTGGGATAGGATGCTTGACGAACATGTTTGGCTAATGTATGTTTATAAACTGTGTTGCAGTCACGTTTTGATATCTTGAAGATCCACTCGAGGAAAATGAATTTGATGCGTGGAATCGATCTGAAAAAGATTGCAGAGAAGATGAATGGAGCTTCAGGTGCTGAGCTGAAGGTAAAGTGTTTTCTattcctctgcttctctcttgCATCTCTCTACAATTTGCATCTCTCTCTaatgttttttggttattatgatCAGGCTGTTTGCACAGAGGCGGGTATGTTTGCACTACGGGAGAGGAGAGTCCATGTGACACAGGAAGACTTTGAGATGGCTGTAGCGAAGGTGATGAAGAAAGACACAGAGAAGAACATGTCTCTGCGTAAGCTCTGGAAGTAGGAATCTCTTTGTTGTGTGTACTCAAAAAGTCAAGGGAAAGCCACAGTTTCATTTCAGACCagtgaaattagggttttattttacttgaCAGTCTGTTGTTGGttctgtaacttttttttcGATAACTCGTTAAACGTTTGAAAACAAAGTTTCTACTATCTAAACACTAGTTTATATCTCAATGGTCTTTAAGCATAAACATTCACATtttagagtgtttttttttttcctccaaatctGTCATATTCGATTAGTGAGAAGAGCCTATAAAAAACTTGTTAGACTTCCTGCCTGATTTGATGAAAGGCTTGCCCAACGCATACTAGCCAAGTGAAAAATGCATACAACTTGCTATTCCTGGttaattcggttcggtttagttcggttaCCGGTAAAACAGTGTTGGTATAAATATGCTTCGGTTCGGTTGATCAGATTTAATACCCGGTTAAGCTCGGTTCGTTTCGTTGTTTCGATTGTGGTATTTTGCCGACCCcaaaatttttcatttcttacCCAGaaagccagaaaaaaaaatattcaattgaaagaggaaaaaaaaaaaagatgtcttGTTGGATAATCCaagtttctttttctatatagtAGGGTTTATTTGTTAACGATCTCGTCCCCCCTCTGTGATCTATCTTTTTGAATCTGATAAGCTTATataatcgagagagagagagagagagatctgttCGATAATTTGCTTCAATCACCGAGGAGATGGCCACCGTAGGAGTGGAGGCGAGGCGTCCTGAGATGGCGATGGAGGAAACCTGCAACGTCAAGGGAGCGGCGGCGGCGAAACAAGGCGAAGGGCTTAAGCAATACTATTTTCAGCACATCCATGAGAACCAGCGTCAGCTCCGCCAAAAGACGATTAACCTTAATCGCGTCGAAGCTCAGAGGAATGAACTCAATTCTAGAGGTCTCCTTCTTTAATCCTAATTTCTTCCGTGAATTTCGTATGGGTTCCTTTGTTAAATTGTTAGATTGGGTTTAGCAAACTCGGATTATGTATTACTAAATTTTTGTGGTGATCCTTTGGATTGAGGGTTTCCGATCTGGAAGTGATTGGATCTGAAACTTCATGGCTGTTAGTATTGTTTACATTGGTGGTTCGGCTATGGCCTTTTTTTGAAATCCTAGTTCTTTAGTGTTCATATTGTCTTCATGATTGAAGCTTTTCTTATTCGTCTTTATAGTATGCAGTTAATTCTAACTTTCAATCCTCGTTGTCGTTTTAAATTGAACAGTACGAATGCTAAGAGAAGAGTTGCAACTGCTTCAAGAACCTGGGTCTTATGTGGGTGAAGTGGTAAAAGTGATGGGAAAAAACAAGGTCTTGGTTAAGGTATGAATATTTATATCCTATTATTTTCGGCTTAGATTGATTTTGAGTTGTTTGCAATCGTATGAACATAGatataataatacataaaaCTCCCATGTTTCAGGTTCATCCAGAGGGGAAGTATGTTGTCGATGTTGACAAAAGTATAGACATAACGAAACTCACTCCATCGACGAGAGTTGCTCTACGTAATGATAGCTATGTTCTCCACCTGGTTCTGCCTAGTAAAGTAGATCCGCTGGTTAACCTTATGAAAGTTGAGAAGGTTCCAGACTCCACATATGACATGATTGGTGGTCTTGACCAGCAAATCAAGGAAATAAAAGAGGTATGCCTagtgaaagaaaaaacgaaaaaatagtCAATGGTTTATTGGCTATCCCCTATCTTATTTTCTGCctttaagttttatataatatctatatCTTTACTGGTTTATCAGGTCATTGAGCTCCCAATCAAACATCCTGAACTGTTTGAGTCTCTTGGAATTGCGCAGCCAAAGGTACACATGAATTTCAAACCGTCTTCTCTTTATTTTGATGATGCTAAGTGGATTAGAAAAAACCTCTAAAGGACACTCTTACACAGCCGCCTCTAATGATTgcatttctctctctttctaggGTGTCTTGTTATACGGTCCACCTGGAACTGGGAAGACACTATTGGCTCGGGCTGTGGCACATCACACAGACTGTACTTTCATCAGAGTTTCTGGTTCTGAGCTGGTCCAGAAATACATTGGAGAAGGTTCTAGAATGGTCAGAGAACTTTTTGTGATGGCAAGGTTTGTATATGTTTGTCCCTATTTGATGTTTCAACTATGGTAATTGTGGTTGGTTGGAAAAAATGGAACTGTTGACAAGAAAAATCTTTTACATGTCTGTGCTTTGTAGCTATAGTGGACATGTGCTGTTAAATAAACTGAGTAAAGTGTTTTCTGTTCCTACTATGGATATGGTAACAACATGTAGACGATCTCAATGATGATTATCTTTATAGGGATTTCTCTCAGGATGCCTAGCATTTAGTCCACCGTATAAGTCTTTGTAATGAGAAAAGTACACACAGATGAGATGATTGtgttgaaaaaataatttttttccagCTGGCTTACCTTCCTAGTACCGCTGGCTTATGTTTTCCAGGGAGCATGCACCATCAATCATCTTCATGGATGAAATCGATAGTATCGGGTCTGCTCGTATGGAATCTGGAAGTGGAAATGGTGACAGTGAGGTCCAAAGGACTATGCTTGAGCTTCTCAATCAACTTGACGGATTCGAagcatcaaacaaaatcaaggtacGCGTTAAGTTGTGAAGGAACAAATTGTCATGAAGCTGAAAAGGACAAGTGTGTTTATTCTCTTAATTGACTGTTGCAGGTTTTGATGGCGACAAATCGTATTGATATTCTGGACCAAGCTCTTCTCAGGCCTGGAAGGATTGATAGGAAAATTGAATTCCCTAATCCTAATGGAGAGGTAATGCATGTGATTCATAGAAATACTTTGCTTTATCTCCAATACTCATTGTACCCAAAATGAGGCAGGCGGTTTTGGCTAATGTATATGTTTGTTGCAGTCACGTTTTGATATCTTGAAGATCCACTCGAGGAAAATGAATTTGATGCGTGGTATTGATCTAAAAAAGATTGCAGAGAAGATGAATGGTGCTTCAGGGGCTGAGCTGAAGGTAAAGTGTTTCTATTCCCCTGCTACTCTTTTGCTCTCTCCACGTTTTGCGTCTTATCTAATGATTATGATTACTGCGGTCAGGCTGTGTGCACGGAGGCGGGCATGTTTGCCCTGCGGGAGAGGAGAGTACACGTTACACAGGAAGACTTTGAGATGGCGGTGGCGAAGGTAATGAAGAAAGACACAGAGAAGAACATGTCTCTGCGTAAGCTGTGGAAGTAGGAATTAATCTCGTTGTTGTATGTATACTCTCaactcaaagagagagagagagagagagagagagagaggagagccACAGAGATTCATATCAGACGTGTGTGATAAAAGAGTTTTTCCTTTACTGTCTGTGGTTCTTTCTGAAACCTTCCTTTTCGGTTGGCTCTTTAAGCTTTCGAGAACAAAGTTATATTATCCTCCCCTACTTTAACACTAGTTTGTAATAGTTAATAACATTATTGTCTTTCAACAAAGCAGTTTGTTTTTCATTAAGACGAGCACACAtaaattttaagaagaaaaagtttctgcaactcAGTGATATGAGATTAGAAGAGAAACCCACAAAAAATTTGATTCAGtgcttgatcatcatcatcatctccgttcattaaacaaaatatttttgggtaTCTGacaataaattttcaaattctaACACATCTCCAAAAACTATCCGTTATGAACATACTGTACACAAAAACCTTTATTGGTGACAACAAATGcgataaagaaataaattgataatcaATGCTAgtatttattttgtcaaaatcGACGTGTCCAGTaacaataaatttaaatttcgaattttggtaagctttactaaaaaaaaaaaaaaaggaaaaaaaaaaaaaaaaaaggaaaaNNNNNNNNNNNNNNNNNNNNNNNNNNNNNNNNNNNNNNNNNNNNNNNNNNNNNNNNNNNNNNNNNNNNNNNNNNNNNNNNNNNNNNNNNNNNNNNNNNNNNNNNNNNNNNNNNNNNNNNNNNNNNNNNNNNNNNNNNNNNNNNNNNNNNNNNNNNNNNNNNNNNNNNNNNNNNNNNNNNNNNNNNNNNNNNNNNNNNNNNNNNNNNNNNNNNNNNNNNNNNNNNNNNNNNNNNNNNNNNNNNNNNNNNNNNNNNNNNNNNNNNNNNNNNNNNNNNNNNNNNNNNNNNNNNNNNNNNNNNNNNNNNNNNNNNNNNNNNNNNNNNNNNNNNNNNNNNNNNNNNNNNNNNNNNNNNNNNNNNNNNNNNNNNNNNNNNNNNNNNNNNNNNNNNNNNNNNNNNNNNNNNNNNNNNNNNNNNNNNNNNNNNNNNNNNNNNNNNNNNNNNNNNNNNNNNNNNNNNNNNNNNNNNNNNNNNNNNAATAAATTGATAATCAATGCTAgtatttattttgtcaaaatcGACGTGTCCAGTaacaataaatttaaatttcgaattttggtaagctttactaaaaaaaaaaaaaaaggaaaaaataaaaagaaaaaggaaaaatcaatgCCGATGAATGAGAGAGTACGCGTGGACCTAAAGCTAGAATAGATCGGACGGTGGAGAAAGCTGcgttaataaacaaaaaagaaggaatCCAACGGTCAATAGTGTAGCGTCAACTCAAAgccaaaccctcccccaaatgCTAATTTTTGGTCTTTTAAAACCCCCACAATCCCTCTCCTTCCTTCAATCTCCCTCTCGCCGCATCATagaaagctttcttcttctttcacataTCGCCTTGTTAAGTTCTCTTTATCCTCCTTCGATTCCGCAAACATGGTAACGATCCGCTTCACTATTCTCGCTTTTTATAGGATCAGATTACGTTTATAGAGTTTTCTATGTCTCAGATCTCACGAGATTGCGTTGATGTTGTTCTAAATTGTTTGTGAATATCTTTGTTCAGGCTCTACCAAACCAGCAGACCGTAGATTACCCTAGCTTCAAGCTCGTCATTGTTGGTGATGGTGGCACAGGTAATCCCTCGCCCTACTTATTGATCGACTAGTCCGTTGGTTTGTTTTTGATAATATCTATGGTTCTAAGTAGATCCTTCGAATCGTTTCTGTTTACAGTGGCTCAATTGATGCTTAAGTATtggtatattttgtttgattgttttggcTAAACTCCTGATtgctttttgttggtttgtgcAGGGAAGACTACTTTTGTCAAGAGACATCTTACTGGAGAGTTCGAGAAGAAGTATGAACGTAAGTATACCACAAGATTGTTTTGTGTATTTGCAAAATTTTCTATTCTTGCACGTTGTGATGTTGATCTCTGATCGATCTCATTTGTTGCAGCTACCATTGGTGTGGAGGTTCATCCTTTGGATTTCTTCACAAACTGTGGCAAGATCCGTTTCTACTGCTGGGACACTGCTGGTCAAGAGAAATTTGGTGGCCTTAGGGATGGTTACTAGTAAGTTTACTTTCTCTATTCCCAAGATCTGCTTTGTATGTTGTTCAAGCTATCAACAGTTATTGGCAAAGTTAATATGTGAAAGTGGCAAAGTGCTTAGTGTTGTTAATATTTAGTATGAGTAGTTATGGTGTGAACTTGCTAGCTATTTCTGCTACCTGGATAATATGAATAAGACTTGAATGATAATGGTTGATTTGATGATTCCATTTGAATATGTAACTAATCTTTAATTTTCCTGCAGCATCCATGGTCAATGCGCCATCATAATGTTTGATGTCACAGCAAGGCTCACATACAAGAACGTTCCGACATGGCACCGTGATCTATGCAGGGTGTGTGAAAACATCCCGATTGTTCTGTGCGGAAACAAAGTCGATGTGAAGAACAGGCAAGTGAAGGCAAAGCAGGTGACATTCCACCGGAAGAAGAATCTGCAGTACTATGAGATATCTGCAAAGAGCAACTACAACTTCGAGAAGCCTTTCTTGTACCTTGCTAGAAAGCTCGCTGGGGACCAGAACCTTCACTTTGTGGAGACACCAGCTCTTGCGCCACCAGAGGTTCACATTGACATTGCTGATCAGCAGAAGAACGAGGCTGAGCTCTTACAGGCTGCAGCTCAGCCACtccctgatgatgatgatgatgtctttGAGTAAATCCTTCTAGATCGTCTGCTGCTATGGGAAgctcttgcttttttttttcgttttggtgTTCTCTATGTTGTTCTGATGTTACATATAAAATCTATCGGtcttgtaacaaaaaaattagggcAATATTTTTGGATTGTTCCATTGGTATCGAAAGCTAAGTTGTTTCTTCCCAGAAATATTGTTTTGATTGGAAAACTTGAATCTTCCAGTTTAATTAATACTTTGCCAGTGGATATAGATGCCAGTATTTAGCTACTAGAGTCATATAATAAACCTGTGAAAACTTAGCTGCAAGTAGATCTTGTTGGGAGGATATTTTGGACATGTGTATAAAACCTCTAAAGACCTGACCATCACAACAACATTGAGGATGATAAGTTCTTTGACTTCATAGCTCAAAGAAAAGTCTATATTCTATATTACTTTccctaaattttattatataaagtttggttttgaaagttagccattaacaagattttgacatgtgtcatgtcaatgacatgtgtaaaaaagtaattataagtagattacatatatatatatatatatatatatatatatatatatcaaatattcaaaattataatattatttacttatttttaattgtaaGTTATTAATGCtacaaaaaatggaaaaaacgattaacaaaaatatacaattaattattaattctaaattttgtaaatactcacttctatataaatatagatcgtctcatatttaaataatttattcaaaaacacttctttcaactttgtttaattgggaaattttctttaatgggaaggtaaatttttcttatttttttaaaccaaaattttctcctactttctctttttcagttgggaataggtacgattaatatgttgatccgaaaaaacattaatatattaatcttacctattataaaatttattgtagtattattagattgttttatttaatttatctttgaattatttgggatttatatattaccgtgcttataattttctattgtttctttaattatgtcaaattaattttcttctaatttatcaaccttgattggttggtcataaactctttttttgttttgcaaacataattgttaccattattcattcaatcccaaagaaaGATAACGAGTataagctcatcaacctaatggatggataaaataggctaatcaaacacaaacatagatagataggttggaaaaacataaattattgttgatagatccttaggagctcaaagactatGACACCCTGGTTTacggaaatgtttaaaagaattgatttggccacatatgtcactaaaatgcacttattttttcagtcaaggggtcctgagagaacttaaTGATGtgtgaccttcctggaagtgattgtcagaactgtgcgagtgaggacaaaacgcagaaaaatatcatatgttgatttgtagggtcggtaaacaagtttttaaagcctcctagacgtaacaaaccggccatcgaatatggatGTGTCCACGGGTTATGAATAGATGTAGAGCCCACTTCggaaggtggacccatggactgagagtggacatgggctcactaatcAAGGTGgtggttgaggcgttacagagacagaggctacatcatggtgtgtcaaaggcccttccacgaatacattggaaaatttaacattagttactatcaaaagattttgtgacgttagaaaagtttttactttcattggttgtcggaggctcggaacaagccattttgagatagcaaaaagacgtgaacatgttctttCCAAACAGGAGGAggacagagccgaggttctTTCTATGGTGGGGAAGGTTGGACATAGGTTATCTCTTCAAGGGAGGAAGATGGAGGAGGTTTGACGCAATGTTATCTACTAAGGGAAGAAGGTGGAgtcaaggttctctccatggtggaggaggttggacgtaaggttctctccataagggatgagggcggacctgaggttttctccatggtggtcatacattattgtgatgatacatcattgattagtatattctttaatatattttttattcaaaatgttttttgagccaacaattttagtaattaaaaaactatgcagaagtgaaagtaaaatagttggcttaatgtgttcatataaacattttataggtggtgataaataatttatctgtaacatagaatatatttaggtgtaaaaaatatatatttttaatagtaacatacataaaagatttttaaatcGATagaaatcagtgtattataacaaaaataaaatttataaataacgtataacaaattttaatatatttttgttaaatttaatttaatttctaaaactttaaacccgcacattggacgggtcctcatctagtaaaagataaaaaaaaaggttattctagatgaatatattttttccctggaagaaaaagataaataaataaatctttattGGGTATGTTAATACatcaaatattataaagaattacatttgtaaatttacatattaataatatatattttgacggaccaaccactaAAAAATTGCATTCGTAAAAATACgtatttgtaaaaaatacaaa is from Camelina sativa cultivar DH55 chromosome 20, Cs, whole genome shotgun sequence and encodes:
- the LOC104770375 gene encoding 26S protease regulatory subunit 8 homolog A, producing the protein MAAVGVDTRRPELAMEETCNVKGAAAKQGEGLKQYYLQHIHELQRQLRQKTNNLNRLEAQRNELNSRVRMLREELQLLQEPGSYVGEVVKVMGKNKVLVKVHPEGKYVVDIDKSIDITKITPSTRVALRNDSYVLHLVLPSKVDPLVNLMKVEKVPDSTYDMIGGLDQQIKEIKEVIELPIKHPELFESLGIAQPKGVLLYGPPGTGKTLLARAVAHHTDCTFIRVSGSELVQKYIGEGSRMVRELFVMAREHAPSIIFMDEIDSIGSARMESGSGNGDSEVQRTMLELLNQLDGFEASNKIKVLMATNRIDILDQALLRPGRIDRKIEFPNPNGESRFDILKIHSRKMNLMRGIDLKKIAEKMNGASGAELKAVCTEAGMFALRERRVHVTQEDFEMAVAKVMKKDTEKNMSLRKLWK
- the LOC104770376 gene encoding 26S protease regulatory subunit 8 homolog A, with the protein product MATVGVEARRPEMAMEETCNVKGAAAAKQGEGLKQYYFQHIHENQRQLRQKTINLNRVEAQRNELNSRVRMLREELQLLQEPGSYVGEVVKVMGKNKVLVKVHPEGKYVVDVDKSIDITKLTPSTRVALRNDSYVLHLVLPSKVDPLVNLMKVEKVPDSTYDMIGGLDQQIKEIKEVIELPIKHPELFESLGIAQPKGVLLYGPPGTGKTLLARAVAHHTDCTFIRVSGSELVQKYIGEGSRMVRELFVMAREHAPSIIFMDEIDSIGSARMESGSGNGDSEVQRTMLELLNQLDGFEASNKIKVLMATNRIDILDQALLRPGRIDRKIEFPNPNGESRFDILKIHSRKMNLMRGIDLKKIAEKMNGASGAELKAVCTEAGMFALRERRVHVTQEDFEMAVAKVMKKDTEKNMSLRKLWK
- the LOC104770377 gene encoding GTP-binding nuclear protein Ran-1 gives rise to the protein MALPNQQTVDYPSFKLVIVGDGGTGKTTFVKRHLTGEFEKKYEPTIGVEVHPLDFFTNCGKIRFYCWDTAGQEKFGGLRDGYYIHGQCAIIMFDVTARLTYKNVPTWHRDLCRVCENIPIVLCGNKVDVKNRQVKAKQVTFHRKKNLQYYEISAKSNYNFEKPFLYLARKLAGDQNLHFVETPALAPPEVHIDIADQQKNEAELLQAAAQPLPDDDDDVFE